A single window of Vigna radiata var. radiata cultivar VC1973A chromosome 4, Vradiata_ver6, whole genome shotgun sequence DNA harbors:
- the LOC106758230 gene encoding uncharacterized protein LOC106758230, giving the protein MMLDASAGGSINRKTEDEAYELIEEMALNEVSQSERGVQKGGLLHLPVNDAMAAQNHLLNQKLDKLTKVLSEFQTGLRDISQTQQLCDLCGGDHINGQFAFPEQMQQDVNYMGNQFPFKQGNFNQGNSSQSWKNHPSIGQNQNASSGQVGGFRQQQPSPLRQQVSSLTETTGQLSKRLETTEKNHFRANTEVNPKDECKAILTSQKRKAEGEPIDFESNEGGDEEMMSAEKVNDERSKEDKVEIIDEEEDPEEEIIKPENEEQVELTDEEEDLVLLPQKRSHPPKIEDSGCLTISCVLNDFDVGKTMIDSRASINMMPKHFLWKIRGLILKSSIVTVTVADGSIAEPLGIVEDVVVRVDKLEFLADFVVMDVENDEKILVILGRPFMPTPKMFISMHDKRIMMRDEEYLLLYNGYEEDEVKLVRRDRHEKLEKEATSEDSTSSIDYTDSCNMLQVPIHPELKEDPFHPGIKVKYKKKEWVLKELKEKGMVEIEAPYSGQTKQVDKRKLRIRCTGDTNKKDNT; this is encoded by the exons atgatgttggatgcttCAGCCGGAGGCAGTATCAATagaaagactgaagatgaggcttaTGAGTTGATTGAGGAGATGGCTCTGAATGAAGTATCTCAAAGTGAGAGGGGAGTACAGAAAGGAGGACTTTTGCATCTCCCTGTTAATGATGCAATGGCTGCACAAAATCATCTCCTTAAccaaaaattggacaagttAACAAAGGTCCTTTCTGAATTTCAAACGGGGTTAAGGGATATTTCTCAGActcaacaactttgcgatttatgcggtggtgaccacaTTAATGGTCAATTCGCTTTTCCTGAACAAATGCAACAGGATGTCAACTACATGGGGAATCAATTCCCGTTCAAGCAGGGTAACTTTAACCAAGGCAACTCTAGCCAAagttggaagaaccaccccaGCATTGGACAAAACCAGAATGCTTCTTCTGGGCAAGTAGGAGGCTTCCGGCAACAACAACCCTCTCCTTTACGGCAGCAAGTAAGCAGCTTGACAGAGACG ACTGGCCAACTGTCAAAAAGGttagaaaccactgaaaagaatcattttagggctaacactgaagTTAATCCTAAGGACGAGTGCAAAGCTATTCTGACAAGCCAGAAAAGGAAGGCAGAAGGTGAACCAATTGACTTTGAAAGCAACGAAGGAGGAGATGAGGAGATGATGAGTGCTGAAAAAGTCAATGATGAAAGAAGCAAGGAAGATAAAGTTGAAATcattgatgaggaagaggatcctgaagaagaaatcattaagCCAGAAAATGAAGAGCAAGTTGAACtcactgatgaagaagaagatcttGTTCTTCTACCTCAGAAGAGGAGTCATCCGCCTAAGATAGAAGATTCAGGATGTTTAACAATATCATGTGTtctgaatgattttgatgtaggaAAAACTATGATAGACTCTAGGGCTAGCATCAATATGATGCCCAAGCATTTTTTATGGAAAATCAGAGGGCTGATATTGAAGTCGTCTATTGTTACGGTGACGGTGGCTGACGGATCTATAGCGGAACCACTTGGTATAGTGGAGGATGTTGTTGTGCGAGTGGATAAGCTAGAGTTTCTAGCTGATTTCGTTGTCATGGATGTGGAGAATGATGAAAAGATACTTGTGATCTTGGGAAGACCCTTTATGCCAACGCCAAAGATGTTTATTAGTATGCatgataaaagaataatgatgagagatgagGAATATTTGCTCCTATACAATGGTTATGAGGAGGATGAGGTTAAACTGGTGAGAAGGGACAGACATGAGAAGCTAGAGAAAGAAGCTACATCTGAAGATAGCACCTCAAGTATTGATTATACTGACAGTTGTAATATGTTGCAGGTACCTATCCATCCTGAATTAAAGGAAGACCCATTTCATCCAGGcattaaagtgaaatataagaaGAAGGAATGGGTGTTGAAGGAGCTGAAAGAGAAAGGGATGGTAGAGATCGAGGCACCGTACAGTGGACAAACTAAGCAAGTGGATAAAAGAAAGCTGAGGATTCGGTGTACTGGAGACACCAATAAAAAGGACAACACGTGA